One Lampris incognitus isolate fLamInc1 chromosome 18, fLamInc1.hap2, whole genome shotgun sequence genomic region harbors:
- the zdhhc18b gene encoding palmitoyltransferase ZDHHC18-B: protein MTNCEYQQIDPQALATPAPTPPIQPQPQLQPQLQPQPATENGDAGKKSKARTLQRKWEVFPGKNRFCCDGRIIVARQSGVLPLTLGLILVTSGLFFIFDCPFLVKHLTSCIPAIGGVLFVFVVITLLQTSFTDPGILPRASPDEAADIEKQIDNTGNATYRPPPRTKEVLINQQVVKLKYCFTCKMFRPPRTSHCSLCDNCVERFDHHCPWVGNCVGKRNYRFFYTFIVSLSFLTAFIFGCVTTHLALRAQGGRGLVFALQESPGSAVELVVCFFSVWSILGLSGFHTYLVASNLTTNEDIKGSWSGKSGSENTTNPYSHKNIFINCCSVLCGPMPPSLIDRRGYLPTEESAQTTGAEIESPNVTAKNEINVVGGPSLMTNTLQECPLPSACSPPLPTKPPLSERPLLRAFFQLNLLTVA, encoded by the exons ATGACGAACTGCGAGTATCAGCAAATCGACCCGCAGGCGCTCGCAACGCCCGCCCCGACTCCGCCgatccagccccagccccagctccaGCCCCAGCTCCAGCCTCAGCCCGCCACCGAGAATGGGGACGCCGGTAAGAAGAGCAAGGCGAGGACACTGCAGAGGAAGTGGGAAGTTTTCCCTGGCAAGAACCGCTTCTGTTGCGACGGACGGATTATCGTGGCCCGCCAGAGCGGCGTCCTGCCCCTCACCCTGGGCCTTATTCTGGTCACAAGCGGGTTGTTCTTTATATTTGA CTGCCCTTTCCTGgtgaaacacctgaccagctgcATTCCTGCCATCGGGGGTGTCCTCTTTGTATTTGTGGTCATCACCCTACTCCAGACTAGCTTCACTGACCCAGGGATCTTACCCAGAGCTTCTCCGGACGAGGCTGCAGACATTGAAAAGCAGATTG ACAACACAGGCAATGCCACTTACCGCCCCCCGCCACGCACCAAGGAGGTGCTCATCAACCAGCAGGTGGTGAAGCTTAAGTACTGCTTCACATGCAAAATGTTCCGGCCCCCGCGCACCTCCCACTGCAGCCTGTGTGACAACTGTGTAG AGCGGTTTGACCACCACTGTCCTTGGGTTGGAAACTGTGTGGGGAAGCGCAACTACCGTTTCTTCTACACCTTCATCGTGTCGTTGTCCTTCCTGACGGCCTTCATCTTTGGCTGTGTGACCACACATCTGGCACTGA GGGCACAAGGTGGGAGAGGCCTGGTGTTCGCCCTTCAGGAGAGTCCTGGCAG CGCAGTGGAGCTGGTCGTGTGCTTCTTCTCTGTCTGGTCCATCTTGGGCCTCTCAGGCTTCCATACATACCTGGTGGCGTCCAACCTCACCACTAATGAGGAT ATTAAAGGCTCCTGGTCAGGAAAAAGTGGGTCAGAAAACACCACCAACCCCTACAGTCACAAAAACATCTTCATCAACTGCTGCTCTGTGCTCTGTGGGCCCATGCCACCCAG TTTGATTGACAGACGAGGCTACCTCCCCACAGAGGAGTCGGCGCAGACCACTGGTGCAGAAATAGAGTCGCCAAATGTGACTGCTAAGAATGAGATAAATGTGGTAGGAGGGCCGTCCCTGATGACCAACACCTTGCAGGAATGCCCCCTCCCTTCTGCCTGCTCTCCCCCACTCCCCACAAAACCTCCTTTGTCTGAAAGACCCTTGTTGCGTGCTTTTTTCCAGCTCAACCTGTTGACTGTTGCCTGA